A single Streptomyces sp. Edi2 DNA region contains:
- a CDS encoding protein kinase family protein has protein sequence MDGHDRSRRARLAAHSAVSTSLALCSDRGLRELVDAAAPLGSGIGGQSAMLDVSGTPVFVKQVPLTDRERQPENVRSTANVFGLPPFLQYGIGSPGFGAWRELAAHTMTTNWALAGEYEGFPLMYHWRVLPDTVTPLAGELADVERAVAYWGGGPEVRSRIEARHGASATVALFLEYIPQNLHDWMGGQLEAGDEAAGRACAMVERELAAGTSFMNARGLLHFDAHFENILTDGRRLFFTDYGLAVSSRFELSRDETAFFDRHRTYDRCYTVTRLVHWLVTALYGYGRDDRDAWVRACAAGAPPSGIPAPAAELIARHAPLAAVMAEFFRKVQKESRQAPYPLEEIRRVTGGR, from the coding sequence ATGGATGGTCACGACAGGTCCCGCCGCGCACGGCTGGCCGCCCACAGCGCCGTTTCCACCTCCCTGGCCCTGTGCAGTGATCGCGGACTGCGTGAGCTCGTGGACGCGGCCGCGCCGCTCGGCTCCGGCATCGGTGGACAGTCGGCAATGCTGGACGTTTCCGGAACCCCGGTCTTCGTGAAGCAGGTGCCCCTCACCGATCGGGAGCGACAGCCGGAAAACGTCCGGTCCACGGCCAATGTGTTCGGATTGCCGCCCTTCCTCCAGTATGGCATCGGCAGCCCGGGCTTCGGTGCCTGGCGGGAGCTGGCCGCGCACACCATGACGACGAACTGGGCGCTGGCGGGGGAGTACGAGGGCTTTCCCCTCATGTATCACTGGCGGGTGTTGCCGGACACGGTGACGCCGCTTGCCGGGGAACTGGCGGACGTGGAACGGGCCGTCGCCTACTGGGGCGGCGGGCCGGAGGTGCGCAGCCGTATCGAGGCGCGTCACGGTGCCTCGGCGACGGTTGCGCTGTTCCTGGAGTACATCCCGCAGAACCTGCACGACTGGATGGGCGGTCAGCTCGAAGCCGGTGACGAGGCGGCCGGCCGGGCGTGCGCCATGGTGGAGCGGGAGCTGGCAGCCGGCACCTCGTTCATGAACGCGCGCGGACTCCTGCACTTCGACGCCCACTTCGAGAACATCCTGACCGACGGCCGGCGTCTCTTCTTCACGGACTACGGCCTGGCGGTCTCCTCCCGGTTTGAGCTGTCACGGGACGAAACCGCCTTCTTCGACCGGCATCGGACCTACGACCGCTGCTACACCGTCACGCGCCTGGTGCACTGGCTGGTCACCGCTCTGTACGGGTACGGCAGGGACGACCGCGACGCGTGGGTGCGCGCCTGCGCCGCCGGCGCGCCTCCCTCGGGAATCCCGGCCCCGGCCGCGGAACTCATCGCCCGTCATGCGCCGCTCGCCGCGGTGATGGCGGAGTTCTTCCGCAAGGTGCAGAAGGAGAGCAGACAGGCGCCGTACCCGCTGGAGGAGATCCGCCGGGTGACCGGCGGGAGGTAG
- a CDS encoding ferredoxin, whose amino-acid sequence MKITLDADKCCAAGQCVLIAPEVFDQRDEDGVVVLLDAEPPAAQHDAVHEAAAICPAAVIEVHA is encoded by the coding sequence GTGAAGATCACCCTCGACGCCGACAAGTGCTGCGCCGCCGGCCAGTGCGTGCTGATCGCCCCCGAGGTCTTCGACCAGCGCGACGAGGACGGCGTGGTCGTGCTGCTCGACGCCGAGCCGCCCGCCGCACAGCACGACGCGGTGCACGAGGCGGCCGCCATCTGCCCCGCCGCCGTGATCGAGGTCCACGCATGA
- a CDS encoding FAD-dependent oxidoreductase, which produces MTGLPIAVVGASAAGLAAAETLRRSGWRGPLTLIGDEPHLPYDRPPLSKQLLHGAWAPEKLLLRTTDQLAPLDLDLRLGTRATGLDVATRTLTLDGGAELACAGVIIATGVSARTLPGADRIAGVHTLRTLDDALALRSRLADGGAPAGEGVAAGGAGGGLRLVIVGNGVLGCEAAAVARELGHEVTLVGIEATPMAAAVGTEVGDLLAEEHRARGVRLLTGVVDGFETAPADPAGANGLPGGGDQRVTAVRLAGGGPAGSGGVAAGGGGGHRLPADLVLLAIGSRPAVEWLDDPALDTSDGLRCDAYCAAAPGIYAAGDVARWDHPVHGRPLRFEHRMNATEQGMAAARNLLAELAAEAPAPAGPEDPAGPEDPAGPEAAAGPEAAAPAPERRPFAPVPYFWSDQYAVKIQAYGLTAGADRVETTVVDRAERRVLALYGRDGSAVGVLMAGLPPRQVRALRAVVAAPLPWEEARERIAAATAPG; this is translated from the coding sequence ATGACCGGCCTGCCGATCGCCGTCGTCGGCGCCTCGGCGGCCGGTCTCGCGGCGGCCGAGACGCTGCGCCGCTCCGGCTGGCGCGGCCCGCTCACCCTCATCGGTGACGAACCCCATCTCCCGTACGACCGGCCGCCGTTGTCCAAGCAGCTGCTGCACGGCGCCTGGGCGCCGGAGAAGCTGCTGCTGCGCACCACGGACCAGCTCGCCCCGCTCGACCTGGACCTGCGGCTCGGCACCCGCGCCACCGGCCTCGACGTGGCCACCCGTACCCTCACCCTCGACGGCGGCGCGGAGCTCGCCTGCGCCGGCGTGATCATTGCGACCGGCGTCTCGGCCCGTACCCTGCCCGGCGCCGACCGCATCGCCGGGGTGCACACCCTGCGCACTCTCGACGACGCCCTGGCCCTGCGAAGCCGGCTGGCTGATGGGGGTGCCCCCGCCGGTGAGGGCGTAGCCGCCGGCGGAGCGGGAGGCGGACTGCGCCTGGTGATCGTCGGAAACGGCGTACTGGGCTGCGAAGCGGCCGCGGTGGCACGGGAGTTGGGGCACGAGGTCACCCTCGTCGGCATCGAGGCGACACCGATGGCCGCCGCCGTCGGCACCGAGGTCGGCGACCTGCTCGCCGAGGAGCACCGCGCCCGCGGCGTCCGGCTGCTCACCGGAGTGGTGGACGGCTTCGAGACGGCGCCCGCGGACCCGGCGGGCGCCAACGGCCTGCCTGGTGGCGGCGACCAGCGGGTCACCGCCGTACGACTGGCCGGTGGGGGACCCGCCGGCAGTGGGGGCGTGGCCGCCGGGGGAGGAGGAGGCCACCGCCTGCCCGCGGACCTCGTGCTGCTGGCGATCGGCTCCCGGCCCGCCGTCGAGTGGCTGGACGACCCGGCGCTGGACACCAGCGACGGGCTTCGCTGCGATGCGTACTGCGCCGCCGCCCCCGGCATCTATGCGGCGGGCGATGTGGCCCGCTGGGACCATCCGGTCCACGGCCGCCCGCTGCGCTTCGAACACCGGATGAACGCCACCGAACAGGGCATGGCCGCGGCCCGCAACCTCCTGGCCGAACTCGCCGCGGAGGCGCCCGCCCCCGCCGGGCCGGAGGACCCCGCCGGGCCCGAGGACCCCGCCGGGCCCGAGGCCGCCGCCGGGCCCGAGGCCGCCGCCCCCGCCCCGGAGCGCCGCCCCTTCGCCCCCGTGCCGTACTTCTGGTCCGACCAGTACGCCGTCAAGATCCAGGCGTACGGCCTGACCGCGGGCGCCGACCGGGTCGAGACCACCGTCGTGGACCGGGCCGAGCGGCGCGTCCTGGCGCTCTACGGCCGGGACGGCAGCGCCGTCGGCGTGCTCATGGCCGGGCTCCCGCCCCGCCAGGTCCGGGCGCTGCGGGCGGTCGTCGCCGCTCCGCTGCCCTGGGAGGAGGCACGCGAGCGGATCGCCGCCGCCACGGCGCCCGGCTGA
- the uvrA gene encoding excinuclease ABC subunit UvrA codes for MADSYVRVRGAREHNLRSVDVDIPRDALVAFTGVSGSGKSSLAFGTLYAEAQRRYFESVAPYARRLIHQVGAPKVEDITGLPPAIALEQRRSAPTSRSSVGTVTTLSNTLRMLFSRAGDYPEGVRERLDSDAFSPNTAAGACLECHGLGTVHRVTEDSLVPDPSLTLREGAIAAWPGAWQGKNLRDILDALGYDTDRPWRELPQTDRDWILFTDEQPVVTVHPVRDVGRIQRPYKGQYMSAKRYVLHTFADSKSDTLRRRVQGFMVAEPCPVCHGRRLRPEALAVTFEGHDIATLAGRPLSALARLLRPTAGRADDEVAPVLARDLVARIDVLTELGLGYLSMDRPAPTLSAGELQRLRLATQLRSGLFGVVYVLDEPSAGLHPADTESLLTVLGRLKEAGNSLFVVEHDMDVVRRADWIVDVGPHAGEHGGQVLHSGPVAALADAPASATRRFLFEPAPPAARTVRSPSGTLTLRGVTLHNLRGLDATFPLGVFTAVTGVSGSGKSTLVTRVLADAVRDHLGAGEEQQDAADGDSAGPMARARLTAAEGLETIDRLVRVDQKPIGRTPRSNLATYTGLFDAVRKVFAATDEARARGYTPGRFSFNVAGGRCETCQGEGFVAVELLFLPGTYAPCTDCHGARYRPETLEITYRDRTVADVLAMTVDAAAGFLADLPAAARSLRTLQDVGLGYLRLGQPATELSGGEAQRIKLATELQRTRRGHTLYLLDEPTTGLHPADTEVLLRQLHGLVDAGHTVVVVEHDMGVVVGADHVIDLGPGGGADGGRIVAAGTPAEVAAAPESRTAPYLARRRARPDAS; via the coding sequence ATGGCCGACTCGTACGTACGGGTGCGCGGCGCCCGTGAGCACAATCTCCGCTCCGTCGATGTGGACATCCCGAGGGACGCGCTGGTCGCGTTCACCGGGGTGTCCGGATCGGGCAAGTCCTCCCTCGCCTTCGGCACCCTCTACGCCGAGGCGCAACGCCGCTACTTCGAATCCGTGGCCCCCTACGCCCGGCGGCTGATCCACCAGGTCGGCGCGCCCAAGGTCGAGGACATCACCGGACTGCCGCCCGCCATCGCCCTGGAACAGCGCCGCTCCGCGCCCACCTCCCGCTCCTCGGTCGGCACCGTCACCACCCTCTCCAACACCCTGCGCATGCTCTTCTCCCGCGCCGGCGACTACCCGGAGGGGGTGCGGGAACGGCTCGATTCCGACGCCTTCTCGCCCAACACCGCGGCCGGCGCCTGCCTGGAGTGCCACGGGCTGGGCACCGTCCACCGCGTCACCGAGGACTCCCTCGTCCCCGACCCCTCGCTCACCCTCCGCGAGGGCGCCATCGCCGCCTGGCCCGGGGCCTGGCAGGGCAAGAACCTCCGTGACATCCTCGACGCCCTCGGGTACGACACCGACCGGCCCTGGCGCGAGCTGCCGCAGACCGACCGGGACTGGATCCTGTTCACCGACGAACAGCCCGTCGTCACCGTGCACCCGGTCCGCGACGTGGGACGGATCCAACGCCCCTACAAGGGCCAGTACATGAGCGCCAAGCGCTATGTGCTGCACACCTTCGCCGACTCGAAGAGCGATACCCTGCGCAGGCGCGTCCAGGGGTTCATGGTCGCCGAGCCCTGCCCGGTGTGCCACGGGCGGCGGCTGCGCCCGGAGGCGCTGGCCGTCACCTTCGAGGGCCACGACATCGCCACCCTCGCGGGCCGGCCGCTGAGCGCCCTCGCCCGGCTGCTGCGGCCCACCGCCGGGCGGGCCGACGACGAGGTGGCACCGGTGCTGGCCCGCGACCTGGTGGCCCGCATCGACGTCCTCACCGAACTCGGCCTGGGGTACCTGAGCATGGACCGGCCGGCGCCCACCCTGTCGGCCGGTGAACTCCAGCGGCTGCGGCTGGCCACTCAGCTGCGCTCCGGTCTCTTCGGCGTCGTCTACGTCCTGGACGAGCCGTCCGCCGGCCTGCACCCCGCCGACACGGAGTCCCTGCTCACGGTCCTCGGGCGGCTCAAGGAAGCCGGCAACTCGCTGTTCGTCGTCGAGCACGACATGGACGTGGTGCGCCGCGCCGACTGGATCGTGGACGTCGGCCCGCACGCCGGGGAACACGGCGGGCAGGTCCTGCACAGCGGCCCCGTCGCCGCCCTCGCGGACGCCCCCGCCTCCGCCACCCGCCGGTTCCTCTTCGAGCCCGCACCACCCGCCGCACGCACGGTGCGCAGCCCCTCGGGCACCCTCACGCTGCGCGGCGTCACCCTGCACAATCTGCGCGGCCTGGACGCCACCTTCCCGCTCGGCGTCTTCACCGCCGTCACCGGCGTCTCGGGATCGGGTAAATCGACGCTGGTCACCCGCGTGCTCGCGGACGCCGTACGGGACCACCTCGGCGCGGGCGAGGAGCAGCAGGACGCCGCCGACGGTGATTCCGCCGGACCGATGGCCCGCGCCCGGCTCACCGCGGCCGAGGGCCTGGAGACGATCGACCGGCTGGTCCGCGTCGACCAGAAGCCGATCGGCCGGACCCCGCGCTCCAACCTCGCCACCTACACCGGGCTCTTCGACGCGGTGCGCAAGGTCTTCGCCGCCACCGACGAGGCCCGCGCCCGCGGCTACACGCCCGGACGGTTCTCCTTCAACGTCGCCGGCGGCCGCTGCGAGACCTGCCAGGGCGAGGGCTTCGTCGCCGTCGAACTCCTCTTCCTGCCGGGCACGTACGCCCCCTGCACCGACTGCCACGGCGCCCGCTACCGCCCCGAAACCCTGGAGATCACCTACCGGGACCGGACCGTCGCGGACGTCCTGGCGATGACCGTCGACGCCGCGGCCGGCTTCCTGGCCGATCTCCCCGCGGCGGCCCGCAGCCTGCGCACCCTCCAGGACGTGGGCCTGGGCTACCTGCGGCTCGGCCAGCCCGCCACCGAGCTGTCCGGCGGCGAGGCCCAGCGCATCAAGCTCGCCACCGAACTCCAGCGCACCCGCCGCGGCCACACCCTCTACCTCCTCGACGAGCCCACCACCGGACTGCACCCCGCCGACACCGAGGTGCTGCTGCGCCAGCTGCACGGCCTGGTCGACGCCGGGCACACCGTCGTGGTCGTCGAGCACGACATGGGGGTGGTCGTGGGCGCCGACCACGTCATCGACCTCGGCCCCGGCGGCGGCGCGGACGGCGGCCGGATCGTGGCGGCCGGAACCCCGGCCGAGGTCGCGGCGGCACCGGAGAGCCGTACCGCGCCCTACCTGGCCCGGCGGAGGGCGCGGCCGGACGCCTCTTGA
- a CDS encoding EF-hand domain-containing protein → MADIEKARAAFARFDADGDGQVTPEEFKHAMAEMGDPFVTGPVAEAVIRAKDTDSDGRMSFDEFWKALQD, encoded by the coding sequence ATGGCAGACATCGAGAAGGCCAGGGCGGCGTTCGCCCGGTTCGACGCGGACGGCGACGGCCAGGTCACGCCGGAGGAGTTCAAGCACGCGATGGCCGAGATGGGCGACCCGTTCGTCACCGGCCCGGTCGCCGAGGCGGTCATCAGGGCAAAGGACACCGACAGCGACGGCCGGATGTCCTTCGACGAGTTCTGGAAGGCCCTGCAGGACTGA
- a CDS encoding LysR family transcriptional regulator — MIDPRLQTLRVLHTQGTVTATAAALQLTPSTVSQQLRQLSARLGLELLEPDGRKVRLTPAALALVEHADALFLRWEEARADLAGYADGVAGRLRITGVATAITGVIAPAAARLREELPRLAVEIGEDPDVNRFELLLAGRADIAVVIVAEGAPAPDDARFVQQPVLAEPQDLLVPAGHRFAGHAARGVTLAEAGGESWIRAGDPADQHRLLLAACASAGFTPRVHHHAVDWSAVAALVAHGFGICLVPRLAPVPERYPVVRVPLRGEPLPVRRFVAAVRRGSERQPPVARGLAALRAAAGEREAKGV; from the coding sequence ATGATCGATCCCAGGCTCCAGACCCTGCGCGTCCTGCACACCCAGGGCACCGTCACCGCGACCGCCGCGGCGCTGCAGCTGACGCCGTCGACGGTCTCCCAGCAACTGCGCCAGCTCTCGGCCCGGCTCGGGCTGGAACTCCTGGAGCCGGACGGCCGCAAGGTGCGCCTGACTCCGGCGGCGTTGGCGCTGGTCGAGCACGCCGATGCGCTGTTCCTGCGCTGGGAGGAGGCCCGGGCGGATCTCGCCGGGTACGCGGACGGGGTGGCGGGGCGGCTGCGGATCACGGGGGTGGCGACGGCGATCACGGGGGTGATCGCGCCGGCGGCGGCGCGGCTGCGCGAGGAGCTGCCGCGGCTGGCGGTGGAGATCGGGGAGGATCCGGACGTGAACCGGTTCGAACTGCTGCTGGCCGGGCGGGCGGACATCGCGGTGGTGATCGTGGCGGAGGGCGCCCCGGCGCCTGACGATGCGCGGTTCGTCCAGCAGCCGGTCCTGGCGGAGCCGCAGGATCTGCTGGTGCCGGCCGGGCACCGGTTCGCCGGGCATGCGGCACGGGGCGTGACGCTGGCCGAGGCGGGCGGGGAGAGCTGGATCCGCGCCGGCGATCCGGCCGATCAGCACCGGCTGCTGCTGGCCGCCTGCGCCTCGGCGGGCTTCACCCCGCGGGTGCACCATCACGCGGTCGACTGGTCCGCGGTCGCGGCGCTGGTCGCGCACGGCTTCGGGATCTGTCTGGTGCCACGGCTGGCGCCGGTGCCGGAGCGGTACCCGGTCGTCAGGGTGCCGCTGCGCGGGGAGCCCCTTCCCGTACGGCGGTTCGTGGCTGCCGTCCGTCGCGGGAGCGAGCGGCAGCCCCCGGTCGCCCGCGGGCTGGCGGCGCTGCGCGCGGCCGCGGGCGAACGAGAGGCGAAGGGGGTGTGA
- a CDS encoding LysE family transporter encodes MTEILTDAFLPGLWAGYALAVPVGALAVLLVSVTARTSFRVGASAALGVATADGLYALAAVAGGAALSRAVAPIAGPLRVLAAVFLLGMALRTAVQALRHRRTHHGPERDVLQRPARAYLAFLGLTLINPWALLYFSALVLAGGAGTPGPLGTPGSGVAGPAAFVTAVTLASLSWQLCLAAGGTVLGRALTGPRGRVATALLSAVVISALATGLLLRG; translated from the coding sequence ATGACCGAGATCCTGACCGATGCCTTTCTGCCGGGACTGTGGGCGGGCTACGCCCTGGCCGTCCCCGTCGGCGCGCTGGCCGTGCTGCTGGTGAGCGTGACCGCCCGGACCTCCTTCCGGGTCGGCGCCTCGGCGGCGCTCGGGGTGGCGACCGCCGACGGCCTCTACGCGCTGGCTGCGGTGGCCGGCGGCGCCGCCCTCTCCCGTGCCGTCGCGCCGATCGCGGGCCCCTTGCGCGTGCTCGCCGCCGTCTTCCTGCTCGGCATGGCGTTACGGACCGCCGTCCAGGCACTGCGCCACCGCCGCACGCACCACGGCCCGGAACGGGACGTCCTGCAACGCCCCGCCCGGGCCTATCTCGCCTTCCTGGGGCTGACGTTGATCAACCCCTGGGCTCTCCTCTACTTCTCGGCGCTGGTGCTCGCCGGCGGTGCGGGCACCCCCGGTCCCTTGGGCACCCCCGGCTCCGGCGTCGCCGGCCCCGCCGCCTTCGTGACGGCGGTGACCCTGGCCTCCCTCAGCTGGCAACTGTGCCTGGCCGCCGGCGGGACCGTCCTGGGCAGGGCGCTCACCGGCCCACGGGGGCGGGTGGCCACCGCCCTGCTCTCCGCCGTGGTGATCTCAGCGTTGGCGACCGGACTGCTGCTGCGCGGCTGA
- a CDS encoding GH92 family glycosyl hydrolase yields MPWLSRTRLRAAGAVLAAALIGGALAAPAAQAESAGGPLTGLVNPFIGSRNDGNTYPGAAVPFGMVQLSPDTGHDTGYSYDDDHIRGFSSVHLSGVGCGLGGDLPVLPTTGDITETDYAKYAAGYGHDDESARPGYYRVGLTSYGGITAELTATARTGRQRYTFPATDKANVLLNAGQSLHRTVSTRVEVLDSRTVRTTLTGRGFCQDTKPYTVYTITRFDRPFASYGTWDGDKVTAGSKSSTASGRHGAYVRFDTRKDRTVEATTALSYVDAAGAAANLRAEGGGSFDRVRAAADAAWERRLGLVRAQGGDTTLRRTFYSSLYRSFLAPNIGSDVDGRYTGWDQRTHRAKGFTYYQNWSLWDTYRTQAQLLALLAPQESRDMALSVLRIDKESGWLPKWGYGTVETNIMTGDPVTPFLTNAYQQGLLRGHEEEAYAALKKNADGVPSAGSPAVGREANAQYLKDGFVPYLKGRPHTKPGDSDFDHGASATLEYALSDAMLAQMARDLGHGEDADRYAARAQNYRKIFDGSTGFFRARDEKGAFAGPADPAKSEGFHEGTSWQYQWLVPQDLPGMVRLIGGKEKAEERLDAFFAYPKLLQDPAKTAREVWVNGPYDYYNADKYNPQNEPDLIAPYTYLSTGHPWKTTDVVHAALTLFTDTPTGMTGNDDLGTMSAWMVLSSIGVFPVQPGTGTWGLSTPVFDRVELTLDRRYYPAGHFTVTAPGTSDARRYVQSVRLDGAGHDRTYLTTEELRSGRELAFAVGTEPSGWGTGDRAAPPPVGTSSAAQQQSGRQR; encoded by the coding sequence ATGCCATGGCTCAGTCGCACCCGGCTGCGCGCCGCAGGGGCGGTGCTGGCGGCCGCGCTCATCGGGGGCGCGCTCGCGGCCCCCGCCGCGCAGGCCGAGTCGGCCGGTGGCCCGCTCACCGGCCTGGTCAACCCGTTCATCGGCAGCCGGAACGACGGCAACACCTACCCGGGTGCGGCCGTCCCGTTCGGGATGGTGCAGCTCTCCCCGGACACCGGGCATGACACCGGCTACAGCTACGACGACGACCACATCCGGGGCTTCAGTTCGGTGCACCTCTCCGGCGTCGGCTGCGGACTCGGCGGAGATCTGCCGGTGCTGCCCACCACCGGCGATATCACCGAGACCGACTATGCGAAGTACGCGGCCGGCTACGGCCATGACGACGAGTCGGCCCGGCCTGGCTACTACCGCGTCGGTCTGACGTCCTACGGCGGGATCACCGCCGAGCTGACCGCCACCGCCCGCACCGGCCGGCAGCGCTACACCTTCCCGGCCACCGACAAGGCGAATGTGCTGCTCAACGCGGGCCAGTCGCTGCACAGGACGGTCTCGACGCGGGTCGAGGTGCTGGATTCCCGCACCGTCCGGACCACCCTCACCGGCCGCGGCTTCTGCCAGGACACCAAGCCGTACACCGTCTACACGATCACCCGCTTCGACCGTCCTTTCGCGTCGTACGGGACCTGGGACGGCGACAAGGTGACGGCCGGCTCCAAGAGCTCCACCGCGAGCGGCCGGCACGGCGCCTATGTCCGGTTCGACACCCGCAAGGACCGGACCGTCGAGGCGACCACCGCCCTGAGCTATGTGGACGCGGCGGGCGCGGCAGCCAATCTGCGGGCGGAGGGCGGCGGTTCCTTCGACCGCGTGAGGGCGGCGGCCGACGCCGCATGGGAGCGGCGGCTGGGGCTGGTGCGGGCCCAGGGCGGTGACACGACGCTGCGCCGCACCTTCTACTCCTCCCTCTACCGGTCCTTCCTCGCGCCGAACATCGGCAGTGATGTGGACGGCCGCTATACGGGCTGGGACCAGCGGACCCATCGCGCCAAGGGGTTCACGTACTACCAGAACTGGTCGTTGTGGGACACCTACCGCACCCAGGCGCAGTTGCTGGCGCTGCTGGCGCCACAGGAGTCCCGCGATATGGCGCTGTCGGTCCTGCGGATCGACAAGGAGAGCGGCTGGCTGCCCAAGTGGGGCTACGGAACGGTCGAGACGAACATCATGACCGGCGATCCGGTCACTCCGTTCCTCACCAATGCCTATCAGCAGGGGCTGCTGCGGGGGCATGAGGAGGAGGCGTACGCGGCGCTGAAGAAGAACGCCGACGGTGTGCCGTCGGCCGGTTCGCCGGCCGTCGGGCGGGAGGCCAACGCGCAGTACCTGAAGGACGGTTTCGTCCCGTACCTCAAGGGGCGTCCGCACACCAAGCCCGGTGACTCGGACTTCGACCACGGCGCCTCGGCCACCCTCGAATACGCCCTGTCGGACGCGATGCTGGCACAGATGGCGCGCGATCTGGGGCACGGCGAGGACGCGGACCGTTATGCGGCCCGCGCCCAGAACTACCGGAAGATCTTTGATGGTTCGACCGGTTTCTTCCGGGCGCGTGACGAGAAGGGCGCCTTCGCCGGACCCGCCGATCCGGCCAAGAGCGAGGGCTTTCACGAAGGCACCTCCTGGCAGTACCAGTGGCTGGTGCCGCAGGACCTGCCGGGGATGGTGCGGCTGATCGGCGGCAAGGAGAAGGCCGAGGAGCGTCTGGACGCGTTCTTCGCCTACCCGAAGCTGCTCCAGGATCCGGCGAAGACCGCCCGGGAGGTGTGGGTCAACGGCCCGTACGACTACTACAACGCGGACAAGTACAACCCGCAGAACGAGCCCGACCTCATCGCGCCGTACACCTATCTCTCCACCGGCCACCCCTGGAAGACCACCGATGTGGTGCATGCGGCGCTGACGTTGTTCACCGACACCCCCACCGGTATGACCGGGAACGACGATCTGGGGACGATGTCGGCGTGGATGGTGCTCTCCTCGATCGGGGTGTTCCCGGTGCAGCCGGGCACCGGCACCTGGGGACTGAGCACCCCCGTCTTCGACCGGGTGGAGCTGACGCTGGACCGGCGCTACTACCCGGCCGGGCACTTCACCGTCACCGCGCCCGGTACGTCCGATGCCCGCCGTTATGTGCAGTCGGTGCGTCTGGACGGCGCCGGCCACGACCGGACGTACCTCACCACCGAGGAGCTGCGATCGGGCCGTGAACTGGCCTTCGCCGTGGGCACGGAGCCGTCCGGCTGGGGTACCGGCGACCGTGCCGCGCCGCCGCCGGTGGGCACGTCCTCAGCCGCGCAGCAGCAGTCCGGTCGCCAACGCTGA
- a CDS encoding alkene reductase yields MTDIFAPVTVGKWTLHNRIVMAPMTRNRATPDGVPTDLMATYYAQRATAGLIITEGVQPSAVGQGYMNSPGLHTPEQIDAWRAVADGVHQAGGTIVAQLMHAGRISHPDNKHQAETVAPSAIAAPGEMFTATGRQPHPTPRALTTDDIPDVVDGYVQAARAAVDAGLDGIELHGANGYLLHQFLAPSTNQRTDSYGGSPQARTRFVLEVAQAVSDAIGSERVGIRISPAINLHGALEADPETTAATYRPLVDALSEMGLAYLHTIGDPASDLLTDLADRFAGTHIVSNGWDPVTDVTAAEDLINTGGADLVAVGRAFIANPDLVHRWQTGAPLNQPDGTTFYGGDHRGYTDYPPLTQETAETAWPHCARGSAH; encoded by the coding sequence ATGACCGACATCTTCGCGCCCGTCACAGTGGGCAAGTGGACGCTGCACAACCGCATCGTCATGGCCCCCATGACACGCAACCGGGCCACCCCGGACGGCGTACCCACCGACCTCATGGCGACGTACTACGCCCAGCGGGCCACCGCCGGCCTGATCATCACCGAGGGAGTGCAGCCCAGCGCCGTCGGGCAGGGCTACATGAACTCACCCGGCCTGCACACCCCCGAACAGATCGACGCCTGGCGCGCCGTCGCCGACGGCGTACACCAGGCAGGCGGCACGATCGTGGCACAGCTCATGCACGCCGGACGCATCTCCCACCCCGACAACAAGCACCAGGCCGAAACCGTCGCCCCCAGCGCCATCGCCGCACCGGGGGAGATGTTCACCGCCACCGGCCGCCAGCCGCACCCCACGCCGCGCGCCCTGACCACTGACGACATCCCGGATGTCGTCGATGGATACGTCCAGGCCGCCCGTGCCGCGGTCGACGCCGGCCTGGACGGCATCGAACTGCACGGCGCCAACGGCTACCTCCTCCACCAGTTCCTCGCCCCCTCCACCAACCAACGCACCGACAGCTACGGCGGCTCGCCCCAGGCCCGCACCCGCTTCGTCCTTGAGGTGGCCCAGGCCGTGAGTGACGCCATCGGCAGTGAACGTGTGGGAATCCGCATCTCTCCGGCGATCAACCTCCACGGCGCACTGGAGGCCGACCCCGAGACCACTGCGGCCACGTACCGCCCCCTCGTCGACGCCCTGTCCGAAATGGGCTTGGCCTACCTGCACACCATCGGCGACCCTGCCTCCGATCTGCTCACCGACCTGGCTGACCGTTTCGCGGGTACCCACATCGTCAGCAACGGCTGGGACCCGGTCACGGATGTCACCGCTGCGGAAGACCTCATCAACACCGGTGGGGCCGACCTGGTGGCCGTGGGACGGGCCTTCATCGCCAACCCCGACCTGGTGCACCGCTGGCAGACCGGAGCCCCGCTGAACCAGCCCGACGGCACCACCTTCTACGGAGGCGACCACCGCGGCTACACCGACTACCCGCCGTTGACCCAGGAGACGGCGGAGACGGCTTGGCCTCACTGCGCCCGAGGATCCGCGCATTGA